In Candidatus Polarisedimenticolia bacterium, the genomic window CGTTCGGGCCGGTGTTCCCTGCCTTCAAGAACGCCAGGGCGGATGATTCGTCGGGTCAGGCCATCCCGGAGATCGTTTTCGATGACCAACTGCAGCTTTCCGTCGAGTAGAGCCCTCCTGAGCGCACGCGGCGCCGTTCTGGCGTGCGTTCTGATGGCGTGCGCCGTCGCCGGATGCGCCTCGGTCCCGCCGGCGGGGGCTGTTTCCCCTCCGACCCCGGAGTCGCCCGGCGGGGGACAGGCGGAATCCGCGACCGACGGCCAGGCTGCCGACGGTCAGGGGACGCCCGTGCCTGCTCCCGGTCGCGCCGAGGCAGCCGTCGCGCCCGGCGACTCGGAGTCCGACGCGACGACCGATGAGGCGACGGGGACGCCGGCCGCGCCCGCCGTCGACCGTCCGACCACGGGCACCGGGTTGATCCTTGCCGCCCCCGCCGTTTCGCCGGCGGCCGCCCCGGATCGGCCCGAGGATGACCGGCCGCGGGACACCGGCGGAGGCGCGGGGATTTCGGCCGGCGCGTCCGTCCCGGGCTCCGTGTCTTCGGATCAGGAGCGCGACGGCGCGGGCGCGGCTCTGGTGCTCCGTCTCTCCGCAAGTCCCGCCGCTCTTCGGGTCGGCGATTCGGTGACGGTGGAGATCCGGGCAAGCTCGACGGCGCGTGTCGTCGACGCGCCGCTGCACCTGGTGTACGACGCGGCGCGGCTCCGCTACCTTGGGGGTGAGGAGGGGGACTTCCTGAGGCAGGACGGGAGCGGCACCGTCTTCCTGATCAACGGCCGCTCCCAGCCCGGCGTGGTCACGATCGGCGTGGGCCGGCTCGACCGCTCGCATGGCCAGAGCGGGGCCGGCACGCACTGCCGCGTGCGCTTCGAGGTGATCGCCCCTGGGCGGTCACGGGTCGCCGTCGGCCAGGCGATGGCCTGGGCCGATGACGGGTCGATGCTCCCGGTGGGAACGGACGCGATCGACATTTCCGTCCCGTAGGCGCCGGCCCGGTGCTCGGGCCGGCTCCTAGCTCCCCGCCGCCTCCCTGGACTCCTGCTCGCCCCCCTCGAGGTCGACTTTCAGATTCATCTCCTGCCCGGCCACGATTCTCACCTTGCGGCTCAGCGTCTCGCCGTCCGGCGTCTTGAGGGCGATCAGGTGCGCTCCGGCACGCAGGTAGAGCTTGTCCGGAAAGCCGTCGAAATCGTCGACCTGGCCGCGCATCGCCCCGTCCACGTACACCTCGGTGGTCTCGGGCGTGACGTCGAAGTCGATCGCCCCGTGGGGGACGCCCGCAATGATCACCGGTCGCTCCATGACCACCGGCCGGCCCACGACGATCGCCACGCGGGCGCGGTGCCGATGGCGCGGCCGGACGACGACGCGCGCGCTCACGGGAGACACGAGAAGCGGGGCGAAGCTGACGAAAGCGGCGATCGCCATCGCCGACGCGACTGCTGCCTGGAAACGCGGCTTCATCACGAGGTTTCTCCTTCCGGCCACCCCTCCCGTCAAGCGGGCGGCGGGAGAACCGGGGCGGCCCGGTGTCGGCCCGTGTCATTGGACCCCCGGGCGGTGCGCAAGGTTGAGTTGACAGTGCGCCGCCTGTCGACTATTTTCGCGGCCTTTCCTCGAGGGCACGATGGATCGGCCGCAGCGGGACCTGCCATCTCTCAAGAGCCGCTTCCACCGGGGGCTGCGGCGCGGCGGGCACGCCTGCTGGCTCATCGTCCGGGTCACCATCCCGACCTTCGTCGTGATGGACTTCCTCAAGAGGCTGGGTGCGATCGATCTGATCGGGCAGGCCTGCGCCCCGGTCATGACGGTCTTCCGCCTGCCCGGAGAGGCGGCCATCCCGGTCCTCCTCGGGCTCCTGCTCAACGTCTTCACGGCGACCGCCGCTCTGGGGAGCCTCGGGCTCTCCGGCGGCCAGGTGACCACCCTCGGATTGATGCTCGGCATGGCGCACACTCTCGTGGTCGAGACGGCCGTCCTGCGAACGGCCGGGGCGGGCGCCCTCCGACTTCTCCTCTATCGGCTGTTGATGGCGGTCGTGGTGGGTCTCCTGGCGTCCCGCCTGCTCATCGGGGCGTCCCCATGATCGCGACGGCGCTTCTTGAATCGGTCCTCTCCGGAGCGATCTTCAGCCTCAAGATCGCCGCCATCCTCGTGCCGGCCCTGGTCCTCTACGACCTCCTCGCCCCCCTGCCGATCTTCGGCCGCATCGGCCGGGCGCTCGCTCCGGTCCTGGCGCGGCTCGGCATGTCCCCCCCCTGCACGGTGCCATTGGCCGCGGGGCTGTTCCTGGGGATCACCTATGGCGCGGGGATGATCCTCCCGATTGCCGAGGAGAAGCGGGTCGGGCCCGACGAGGTGCAGAGCCTCGGGCTCTTCCTGTGCACCTGCCACGCGGTGATCGAGGACACTTTTCTCTTCGCCGTGGTGGGCGCGAGCGGAGGGCGAGAGGTGACGGCCAGGGTGTGCACCCTGGTCGGGGTGCGCCTGGCTCTGGCCGTGATCGTCACCGGCGGCCGCCAGTCCTGGCTGCGGCGGAAGTCCCTGCCGGCGTAGGGAAACCCCCCCGGATGTCCTGGATCGGCGCCGATCCGGCCCCTATATTCCCCCATGTCCCGATTGCGGGCGGGGGTGGGGAGCGTGGACGGATCGGCGAATCGGCAAGGGTCTTTGGAGCTGGAGCCGGACGATCTGACCGCTCAGCCGTCGCGGCGCCGGACCGACCTGATCGTCGGGGGCGGCCCCGCCATGGCCCGGGTCTTCGAGCTGATCGCCGTCGCGGCGCGCACCGAGATTCCCGTCCTCATCATGGGAGAGAGCGGCACCGGCAAGGAGCTCGTGGCGCGGGCCATCCACTACACGGGAGGGCGGGCCGCACGCCCCTTCCTGACCATGAACTGCGGCGCCGTCCCCGAGACGCTGATGGAGGACGAGCTGTTCGGCCACGCCCGCGGCTCGTACACCGGGGCGCATGCCGACAAGAAAGGGGTCTTCGAGGAGGCGGAAGGCGGCAGCCTGTTCCTGGACGAGATCGCCGACCTCTACCCCTCCTGCCAGGTGAAGCTGCTGCGCGTCCTGCAGGAGCGGGAGGTCCGGAGGATCGGCGAGACCAGGACGCGGCAAGTCGACGTGCGGATCATCGCGGCGACCAACAAGGACCTCGGGACCGAGAGGCTCGAGAAACGCTTCCGCGAGGATCTGTACCATCGGATCCACGTCCTGCCGATCGCCCTGCCTCCCCTGCGTGAGCGGCGCGAGGACGTGCCGCTCCTCATCGATCAGTTCCTGCGGCAGTTCAACCGGGAGCTGGGGCGGACCATCCGGGGATTCACGCCGGCCGCCATCCAGAGGCTGAAGGCGCACGACTGGCCCGGCAACGTGCGCGAGCTCGAGAACCGCATCAAGCAGGCGATGATCATGGCCAAGGACGACCTGATCGACGTCGAAAGCCTGGACGTCTCGACCGCCCCGGCGTCGGGCGTGGCGTTCCTCCCGTTCCGCAAGGCGAAGGAGGAATTCGTCAGGGGCTATCTCGTCGGCTGCCTGAAGGCCTCCGCTGGCAACGTCGCCCAGGCGGCGCGCCTGGCCGGCAAGGACCGCAAGGATTTCTACGACATGATGAAAAAGCACCACGTGGACCCCGCCGCCTACAGGCGCTGACCTGAAGGGGATTCCCCCCACATCCCCGGAATGCCCCACGCCCCGAGCGCCGTGATCGAGGCCCGGTGGGGAATTCCCCCCAACGCGCCTTCCTCTTTTTGTCATCCGACCAGCGCAGGGCTCCGGGCCCTGTCTCCAAACCTTTGAAAAGACGAGGGAAACCGCTGACGGGGCGATCCTCCCACGGGGCACGGGCTTCGCAGTGCAGGGACGCGGAGGTCCGTGGCATGGGGTCCGTCAAGGGGAGAGAGCCGCAGCCGGAGGGGCAGCCCGAGGGGCAGCCTCGACCGGAGATCGCCGGCCGCGTGCTCGCCTACTTCCGCCGCAACGCCGAAGCGATGGACTCGGCGGAGGGGATCGCCCGCTTCTGGATACGCGAGGACCGGGACGTCGTCGAGCGCTGCCTCACCGACCTGCATTCACGCGGGCTGCTGGAGCGGCGCCTGATCGGCGGCACCGCGTTCTACTCGTGCCACCACGATCCAGGCCGTCCGGATTCCGGCCGCACCGACTTCGACCGGACCGGGGGCGCCGCCGCGCTGCCGGCCCGGACCGGGCAGCCCGCCTCGGAGAGCGGGACGGAGAGCGCAGGGCGCATCCTGGTGGTCGACGACGATCGGTCGGTCCGCGAGTTCCTGATGTCGACCCTCGCCGCGGAAGGGCACCAAGTCGTCGCGGCCGAGGGGGGCCAGCGCGGCATCGAGCTGTTCCGGGACGGCGCGTTCGACCTGGTGATCACCGACGTCCGCATGCCCGGCACGACCGGGCTCGAGCTGCTGCGGACGATCAAGCGTCAGAGCCCGGACGTCGAGGTGATCGTGGTGACCGCGCACGCCAGCCTCGACACGGCGATCGAGGCCCTGCGGGACGGCGCCTACGATCTGATCACCAAGCCCCTCCCGGACATCGAGGCCCTGTTCCGGGTCGTCCGCCGCGCTCTGGAGAAGCGCCGCCTTTCCGACGACAATCGGCGCCTCGTCCGCAGCCTGCACGGACGCAACGTCGAGCTGACCCAGACGGTGGCGCGCCTCGCCGCCGTCAACGAGATCGGCAAGGCGACCGCGGGGCTGCTCGACGTCGGCGACCTGTACGGGTCCCTCGTGCGGCTGGTCGCCCAGCACCTGCAGGCGCGCCGCGTCTCCGTCCTCGTGTCCGGCCCCGATTCGGATCTCCTGACGCTCATCGCCTCGGTCGGCATTCCCGAGGAGGAAGGGACCACCTTCAGCCTGCGCGTCGGGGAGGGGATCGCCGGCCGGGTGGCCGCCTCACAGGCGCCCCTCCTGGTGCAGGACATCGGCAAGTCCGACCTGAAGTCCATGCGCACCGGCGCGCGCTACAGCACGCCGTCGTTCATGATCACCCCCCTCACGGTCTCCTACCCGATCCGCTACCAGCGGAAGCGCATCGGCGTGATCAACGTCAGCGACAAGCACTCGGGCGAGCCGTTCGACGAGAGGGACCTCGAGTTCCTCTCGACGCTCGCGTCGCAGATGGCGGTGGCGATCGAGAACGCCCGCCTGGTCAAGGAGATGGAGGACGGATACCAGGGGACTCTCGTCGCCCTGATCCAGGCCATGGAGGACCTGGGCCCCGAGACCCGCGGGCATTCGCGGCGCGTGGCGGAGCTCTGCGCCGCCGTGGCCAGCGGGCTCGGCCTGCCCGGGGAGCGCGTCGATCTCGTGGTGCGCGCCGCGGCGCTGCACGAGCTGGGGCGCGTCGCCGCGCGCCCGGCGGAGGCGGATCTCCCGCCCGGCGGACCCCGGGAGGACGCGGACCGGTACGCCGCCACGGTGGCCGCCGCGGCGCGCATGCTCGCCCCGATCACCTCGCTGCGCAAGGTGCGGGAGATCATCCTGCGCTCCGCCGAGTGGTTCGATCCCGCCTCCCACCCGATCGACCCCGACGGCGCCGGCATCCCGATCGAATCGCGCATCCTGGCGAGCTGCGAGGAATTGGTCGCGCTGTGCGCGGACGCCGGCGGGGCCGCGCGGCCTGCCGGCGGTGCGGGGAGCGACGCGCTGGCCCTGCAGGAGCTTCGCAGTCGCACCGGGCGCCGGCACGACGCGGAAGTCGAAGCGGCCCTGGCGCGGGCGATCGCGGAACGCGACGTCCCCGGAGGGCCGCGATGACGCGCGGACGCGCACGCAAGGCGGCGCTCTTCACCGCGGCGCTCCTCCTCGCGCTCGTGTTCGGCGTCCGGGACGCCGCCGCGCAGGCGATCACCTTCGACAGCGCCAGCAATACCGCCGGGGTGAACGTGAGCAGCCTGACCTGGTCCCATACCGTCGGAGCGGGAAACGGCCGGATCCTGGTGGTCGGCGTCTCGATTCGAGGCAACAACGCGGCGACCGGCGTGACCTACGCGGGGCAGGCTCTGACGCTCGCGGGGACGGTGAGCAACGGCGGATCCAATCGCGTGGAGATGTGGGCGCTCGTCGCGCCGCCGACCGGGACGGCGAACGTCGTTGTCAGCCTGTCCGGGTCCGTTCACGTCGTGGGCGGCGCCTCGTCGTTTTCCAATGTGGATCCGACGACCCCGTACGGAGCGTTCGCCTCGACCACCGGCAACACCACTCCCATCTCGCTGGCGGTGACGAGCGCGGTCGGCGAGGTCGTCATCGACACCGTGGTCACGAACGGTGACGTCGTGAGTCTGACTCCGGGGGCCGGGCAGACCGAGCGCTGGAACAACTTCACGGGAAACAACGCCAGCAACGCCCGCGGGGCCGGGAGCACCCAGCCCGGTGCGGCCTCGCTGACGATGACCTGGACGATGGGCTCGGGTAAACCCTATTCGATCGGGGCGATCTCCCTGAGACCAATACCGCCGCCGGTTCTGACGATCTCGAAGACCGACGCGCCCGACCCGGTCGCGGCGGGCTCGAACATCACCTACACGATCAGTTACGGCAATACGGGCGGGAGCCAGGCGACCGGCGTGGTGATCACCGACACGATCCCCGCAAACACCAGCTTCGTGAGCGCGACCGGCGGCGGAACGCTGGCGGCCGGCGTCGTGACCTGGAACATCGGCAATCTGAACGCGGGCGCCTCCAGCAGCGTCCAGCTGGTCGTGGCGGTCGCCAGCCCGCTCAACAACGGGACGGTCATCACCAACGGGACCTACGACATCGACAGCACGCAGACGGCGCCGACGAGCGGCGCGGCGGTGACCACGACGGTGTCGTCGGCTCCGGTGATGAACATCAGCAAGACCGACGCGCCGGACCCGGTCACGGCCGGCTCGAACATCACCTACACGATCAACTACTCGAACACGGGAAACATGAACGCCACGGGGGTGGTGATCACCGACACCATCCCGGCGAACACCTCTTTCGTGAGCGCCACCGGCGGCGGCACCCTGGCGGCCGGCGTCGTGACCTGGAACATCGGCAATCTGAACGCAGGGGCGTCGAGCAGCGTTCAGCTGGTCGTCGCCGTGACGAGCCCACTGGCCAACGGGACGGTCATCACCAACGGGACCTACAGCATCGACAGCACGCAGACGGCGCCGACGAGCGGCGCGGCGGTGACCACCACGGTGTCGTCGGCGCCGGTCCTGAACATCAGCAAGACGGACGCGCCCGACCCGGTCGCGGCCGGCAGCAACATCACGTACACGATCAGCTACTCGAACACCGGGAACATGAACGCCACGGGGGTCGTCATCAGCGACACCATTCCGGCCAACACCAGCTTCGTGTCGGCGACGGGCGGCGGCACCCTGGCGGCGGGGGTGGTGACCTGGAACATCGGCAACCTGGCGGCGGGGGGGTCGACGTCGGTGCAACTGGTCGTGCAGGTGACCAGCCCCTTGCCCAACGGCACGGTCATCACCAACGGCACCTATTCGATCGACTCGAACGAAACGGCCCCCGTGAGCGGCGCGGCGACCACCACGACCGTCACGTCCGGTCCAATCCTCAACATCAGCAAGACCGACTCTCCCGACCCGGCGGTCGCCGGCACCGACACCATCACCTACACGATCTCCTACTCGAACACGGGGAACGCCAACGCCACGGGGGTGGTGATCAGCGACACGGTGCCGGCCGGCACCTCGTTCGTGTCGGCGACCGGAGGCGGGACGCTGGCCGCGGGGGTGGTGACCTGGAACATCGGCAACCTGTCTTCGGGGGCGTCCGGGTCGGTGCAATTCGCGGTGTCCATCAATACTCCGGTCGCGAACGGTACGATCATCACGAACTCCACGTACTCGATCGACTCGAACGAGACGGCCCCCGTGAGCGGCGCCGCGGATACGACGACGGTCCTCTCGGATCCCCGGTTCACCCTCCTGAAGAGCGACGCCCCCGACCCGGTCGGAGCGGGCAGCAACATCACGTACACCTTGTCCTATCAGAACATCGGCACGAACAGCGCCACCGGGGTCGTGGTCACCGATCCGATCCCCGTGAACACGACGTTCGTGTCGGCGACTGGAGGCGGGACGCTGGCCGCAGGAGTCGTGACCTGGAACGTCGGCAACCTGGCGTCCGGGGTGTCGGGGTCCGTGCAACTGGTGGTGCAGGTGAACAGCCCTCTGGCGGCCGGGACCGTCATCACCAATACCGGCTGGGCGCTCGATAGCAATGAAAGTCTGCCCGCAACCGGCCCGGACGCCACGACGACCGTCACGTCCGCGCCGGTGATGAGCATCGGCAAGACGGACGCCCCGGACCCGGTGGTGGCGGGGAGCAGCATCACCTACACGCTGAGCTACTCGAACACGGGGAACGCGAACGCCACCGGCGTCGTGATCACCGACGCCATCCCGGCCAATACGGCGTTCGTGTCGGCGACGGGCGGCGGGACGCTGGCGGCGGGCGTGGTGACCTGGAACATCGGCAACCTGGCGGCGGGGGCGTCGGGGTCGGTGCAGCTGGTGGTGGCGGTGACCAGCCCGCTGGCGAACGGGACGGTGATCACCAATGCATCCTACCAGATTGCCTGCAACGAGACGGCGCCGACGGCCGGCGCGGCGATCACGACGACGGTGTCGTCGGCGCCGGTGCTGAGCATCGGCAAGACGGACGCCCCCGACCCGGTGGTGGCGGGGGCCAACATCACCTACACGCTGAGCTACTCGAACACGGGGAACGCCAACGCCACGGGCGTGGTGATCAGCGACACGGTGCCGGCGAACACGGCCTTCGTGTCGGCGACGGGCGGCGGGACGCTCGCGGCGGGGGTGGTGACCTGGAACGTCGGCAACGTGGCGGCCGGGGCCTCGGGGTCGGTGCAGCTGGTGGTGGCGGTGACCAGCCCGCTGGCGAACGGGACGCTGATCACCAACGCGACCTACAGCATCGACAGCAATGAGACGGCCCCGGTCAGCGGCGCGGCGATCACGACGACGGTGTCGTCGGCGCCGGTGCTGAGCATCGGCAAGACGGACGCCCCCGACCCGGTGGTGGCGGGGAGCAACATCACCTACACGCTGAGCTACTCGAACACGGGGAACGCCAACGCCACGGGGGTCGTGATCAGCGACACGGTGCCGGGGAACACGGCGTTCGTGTCGGCGACCGGTGGCGGGACGCTGGCGGCGGGGGTGGTGACCTGGAACGTCGGCAACGTGGCGATCGGGGCCTCGGGGTCGGTGCAGCTGGTGGTGGCGGTGACCAGCCCGCTGGTGAACGGGACGCTGATCACCAACGCGACCTACAGCGTCGACAGCAACGAGACGGCCCCGGTCAGCGGCGCGGCGATCACGACGACGGTGTCGTCGGCGCCGGTGCTGAGCATCGGCAAGACGGACGCTCCGGACCCGGTGGTGGCGGGGAGCAACATCACCTACACGCTGAGCTACTCGAACACGGGAAATGCGAACGCCACGGGGGTCGTGATCGGCGACACGGTGCCGGGGAACACGGCGTTCGTGTCGGCGACGGGCGGCGGGACGCTGGCCGCCGGTGTGGTGACCTGGAACGTCGGCAACGTGGCGGCCGGGACGTCGGGGTCCGTGCAGCTGGTGGTGGCGGTGGCCAGCCCGCTGGCGAACGGGACGGTGATCACCAATGCGACCTACAGCATCGACAGCAACGAGACGGCGCCGACGGCCGGCGCGGCGATCACGACGACGGTCTCGTCGGCGCCGGTGCTGACGATCTCGAAGGTCGGCGCTCCCGATCCGGTCAACGCGGGCAGCAACCTCACCTACACGCTGAGCTACTCCAACACGGGGAACGCCAACGCCACGGGCGTGGTGATCAGCGACACGGTGCCGGCGAACACGGCCTTCGTGTCGGCGACGGGTGGCGGGACGCTGGCGGCGGGCGTGGTGACCTGGAACATCGGCAACCTGGCGGCCGGGGCATCGGGATCGGTGCAGCTGGTGGTGGCGGTGACCAGCCCGCTGGCGAACGGGACGGTGATCACCAACGCGACCTACGGCATCGACAGCAACGAGACGGGCCCGACGGCCGGGGCGGCGAGCACGACCACGGTGTCGTCGAGCCCGGTGCTGAGTATCAGCAAGACCGGTGCGCCCGACCCGGTCGACGCGGGGAGCGACCTCACCTACACGCTGAGCTATTCGAACACGGGGAACGCCAACGCCACGGGCGTCGTGATCAGGGACACGGTGCCGGCGAACACCAGCTTCGTGTCGGCGACGGGCGGCGGGATCCTGGCGGCGGGCGTGGTCACCTGGAACATCGGGGCCCTCGGCACCGGCGCGTCCGGCTCGGTCCAGCTCGTGGTCCGCGTCGACCCGGCGACGCCGACCGGAGCGGTCATCACCAACGGAACGTACAGCGTCGACAGCAACGAGGCGGGGCCGACGGCGGGCGCGGCGATCACCACCGGCGTCCTGTCGGCGGCGGTCCTGACCATGACCGAGACCGTGGCCGACCTGAACGGCGGCAGCCTGAATCCGGGCGACGCGCTGGAGTACACCATCACGGTCATCAACGGCGGCGGGGCGGACGCCAGTCTCGTCGTGGTCGACGCGACGGTCCCCGCGAACGCGACCTACGTGGCCGCGTCGATCACCGGTCCCGGCGCCAGCGATGCGGGAAACCCGAGCCTGACCTGGAACGTGGGGACGGTCCCGGCGACGTCCTCGGTGACCCTGACCTACCGCGTCACGATCGACCCGGCGACGCCGGGAGGAACGATGTTGAGCAACCAGGCCAGCCTGAACGCGGCCGGCCCCATCAGCCTGATCTCGGACGACCCCGGCCGCAACGATGGGATCGAGACCGGCAACGATCCGCTCGATCCGGGCGACGACGATGCGAGCGTCGCCGGGCCCGTCTTCCTGGGCGACGTCCTGCAGGTGTCGATCACCTCCGACACGCCGGTGATCCGCCGCGGCGATTTCATCCTGTACACCGTCACCATCGCCAACCCGACCACTCTGGCGGTGGCCAACGTCGACCTGAGCGACCTCCTGCCGGTGGGCGTCCAGCTGGTCCCGGGCACCCTGTCGCTGTGCGCCCCGGCCTGCGCGGTCCAGCCGGATCCCGCGCCCGCGATCCCGCGGCTCATCCCGGCGGGCGCCATCGCCTCCGGCCAGACGATCACGCTGTCCTACCGCGCGCTGGTGAACACGGGGGCCCTCGTGGGCGACCTGGTGACCAGGGTCCGGGCGCAGGACGCGATCGCCCAGCCGCTGTCGGCCCTCGCGACCAGCACCGTGGCGCTCCTCGACGACCCGGAGTTCGATCTCGGCACCATCGTCGGCAAGGTGTTCGACGACAAGGACGGAAATGGGGTGCAGGGGGCGGGCGAGAGCGGCGTCGGCGGGGTCATGGTGGCGATGGAGGACGGCGTCTACTCGGTCACCGACGGCAACGGCATGTATCACATCGCGGCGGCCCGGCCGGGGAACCGGCTGGTGAAGATCAACGTCCACACCCTGCCGCCCCACGACGGCCTGACGCTGCCGGAGGCGCAGACGATCACCCTGACTCCCGGGCTCCTCGCCAAGGTGAACTTCGGCGCCCGGATCAAGCCGCCGACGACCATCCGGCAGGGCCGGCCCGGGACGTACGGCATCGCGGTCACCGGGGAGAAGCTCCAGGCCCAGGCCGAGGTCATCGGCAACCTCGACGACATGACGGCGGTGGTGAACGGTGTCCAGGCCCGGCTGCCGAAGACGCGCGTCAAGATGGACGTCATGAGCCTGGAGCGGAACCTCCGGATCGTCAACGGCCGC contains:
- a CDS encoding response regulator, translated to MGSVKGREPQPEGQPEGQPRPEIAGRVLAYFRRNAEAMDSAEGIARFWIREDRDVVERCLTDLHSRGLLERRLIGGTAFYSCHHDPGRPDSGRTDFDRTGGAAALPARTGQPASESGTESAGRILVVDDDRSVREFLMSTLAAEGHQVVAAEGGQRGIELFRDGAFDLVITDVRMPGTTGLELLRTIKRQSPDVEVIVVTAHASLDTAIEALRDGAYDLITKPLPDIEALFRVVRRALEKRRLSDDNRRLVRSLHGRNVELTQTVARLAAVNEIGKATAGLLDVGDLYGSLVRLVAQHLQARRVSVLVSGPDSDLLTLIASVGIPEEEGTTFSLRVGEGIAGRVAASQAPLLVQDIGKSDLKSMRTGARYSTPSFMITPLTVSYPIRYQRKRIGVINVSDKHSGEPFDERDLEFLSTLASQMAVAIENARLVKEMEDGYQGTLVALIQAMEDLGPETRGHSRRVAELCAAVASGLGLPGERVDLVVRAAALHELGRVAARPAEADLPPGGPREDADRYAATVAAAARMLAPITSLRKVREIILRSAEWFDPASHPIDPDGAGIPIESRILASCEELVALCADAGGAARPAGGAGSDALALQELRSRTGRRHDAEVEAALARAIAERDVPGGPR
- a CDS encoding nucleoside recognition domain-containing protein, whose translation is MIATALLESVLSGAIFSLKIAAILVPALVLYDLLAPLPIFGRIGRALAPVLARLGMSPPCTVPLAAGLFLGITYGAGMILPIAEEKRVGPDEVQSLGLFLCTCHAVIEDTFLFAVVGASGGREVTARVCTLVGVRLALAVIVTGGRQSWLRRKSLPA
- a CDS encoding cohesin domain-containing protein, with amino-acid sequence MTNCSFPSSRALLSARGAVLACVLMACAVAGCASVPPAGAVSPPTPESPGGGQAESATDGQAADGQGTPVPAPGRAEAAVAPGDSESDATTDEATGTPAAPAVDRPTTGTGLILAAPAVSPAAAPDRPEDDRPRDTGGGAGISAGASVPGSVSSDQERDGAGAALVLRLSASPAALRVGDSVTVEIRASSTARVVDAPLHLVYDAARLRYLGGEEGDFLRQDGSGTVFLINGRSQPGVVTIGVGRLDRSHGQSGAGTHCRVRFEVIAPGRSRVAVGQAMAWADDGSMLPVGTDAIDISVP
- a CDS encoding nucleoside recognition domain-containing protein — protein: MDRPQRDLPSLKSRFHRGLRRGGHACWLIVRVTIPTFVVMDFLKRLGAIDLIGQACAPVMTVFRLPGEAAIPVLLGLLLNVFTATAALGSLGLSGGQVTTLGLMLGMAHTLVVETAVLRTAGAGALRLLLYRLLMAVVVGLLASRLLIGASP
- a CDS encoding sigma-54 dependent transcriptional regulator, coding for MELEPDDLTAQPSRRRTDLIVGGGPAMARVFELIAVAARTEIPVLIMGESGTGKELVARAIHYTGGRAARPFLTMNCGAVPETLMEDELFGHARGSYTGAHADKKGVFEEAEGGSLFLDEIADLYPSCQVKLLRVLQEREVRRIGETRTRQVDVRIIAATNKDLGTERLEKRFREDLYHRIHVLPIALPPLRERREDVPLLIDQFLRQFNRELGRTIRGFTPAAIQRLKAHDWPGNVRELENRIKQAMIMAKDDLIDVESLDVSTAPASGVAFLPFRKAKEEFVRGYLVGCLKASAGNVAQAARLAGKDRKDFYDMMKKHHVDPAAYRR